Below is a genomic region from Ostrea edulis chromosome 10, xbOstEdul1.1, whole genome shotgun sequence.
catttataatttatttaaaatatcataAGCACTTtaacaaaaactacattttatgtaaatatcaaactattgtaaatcaacataaactctTTGGAGAATAGCACTAGCACTACTGTAATATACTCTTGTACAGATGTAGATTTCGTATTTAGTGCAATGGACAGGAAAAGATAACTCTTAACTTTAGAATCAGAGGAACATGGAGCAGgtttatattgaaattattttttttttactcttggATTTTGTGATGCAATACTTGAGACTTTATAAacagatatttacatttctccaatgtttttaccttcGATATTTTTACGAAATGAAATGAAGGTTCAAACACAAGTTTTAATTACTGGTGAGGTTCTAACCGAAGattaattgataaaaattcTCATAAAACATGTGCATAGACAAAGTGAATgccataattatacatgtacatttagcgtgaaatatattacatgtattattatgaAAATCAGCTTGAATTCAATATAGAGGACCTTCCTACTTTAGCTGTGACATAACACCCCACCCCCGATGATTTAAATGTTGTAAAACATCAGTTTGAAGTATGCAATTTACAATGCCCCAAGATATTGATTAATACCTTAACTTAAAGGTTTGGcgttttattttactgaaacgTTTATGTATGTTGTCTTTTGAAATCGGGGTTGTCtgttttttcattgatattcaTCGAATGACCGGTTTTGGAAGCCTTTGATGATATCGCACATAGAACTTTCCTTGCTCCTTGTAACTatgaataattaatgcaaattagGTTACCTATGACGTCGCAACATTGAAGCGGGCCGTATGTTGATACGACCCTATCAGGTATGCGCATTTCTATTTTCAGACGGGATTTTCCCTTTGCACATGCGCACTGATCTGAAATTGAGAGAATATAAATAAGCGCTTCGCTATATCGAGCACAAGGTTGTCCAGATTTCTCCTTtccattgtacatgtaagtcgtttttgtaataaagaaaattataacCAAAGGGAAAGACTGGACAATCTTAAATATGCTGGTGATGGcattcatcaaaataaatacaataaaaatcttGGAAAAAATACACGTTTTCTTTCTAACTCCTTTAccaggtccttcggatgagaccgcaagaagtgaggccccgtgtcacagcaggtgtggcgcgataaagatccctccctgctcaaaggccgtaaccGCTGAgtatttgcagcccttcaccggcaaatGGTGATATCTCCacacgagtgaaatattctcgagtgggacgagACTTGACCCGGGTAGTAATTCTGTAATTTCCAGGCTAAGGGTTGAAATGTCTTCTACAGACATTAATATAACGGACACCTAGTCCAAACACCAACATATAGCCATGCCGTGATCTCAACTCGTTTATTCCGTTCTAAAACATAACACTAAAAAATAGAACACGTATGGTCAACCTGACAATATCCGGATTATTCAAATACATTACATCCTCCTCCTTAAGATAAAGAATAAATCATTCACCAATATAGTTACACAttaacttgaaaaaaaaaattgtgaatgtcaattctgcaaaatttaaatgtcttattgaattaacattttcaaaatcatatgCTTGTTATGATACcttcatatacataaattcatGAAATAATACTACAAACTGCATGAACATCATGACCATTGTTACAAAGTTATTTCACATATTCGGAAAGGTAGGTAGGTGGTTTAGTAACCCTTCCAGATCTGGTAACGTTTCCGGACGAAATAGAATTTTCTGGTTTGGAACGCACACTGATATTCATGGATACATTACCGGATTTCACATTATCACTCACACTTGGAACATAATCGCTCATTTGTTCCATTTCCGGTTGTTCGAATTCCGATGTTTCCACTTCCGGTGGTGAAATATGGAATCTTGTTTCGTTGCTTTTCAACATCTGACTCCTGTTTCTTCTTACTGTGTTCCCTTGCTGATTTAAAACGTTGTACGAACGGTTTCCGAAGTCCTTTTGAACTACAGCTGGTTCCCACTGACGATTGTCTGGATTCTGTATACGGATAACTTCTTTATCCTCAACATGCGGTAATTTTGCACACTTTCGGTCATGGAAATATTTCTGTTTCATCTGCCTAAGTTGAAGTTTGGATTGTGGAGACGTCAGTGAATTTGGTTCCAACCACACTTTGGTTGTTGGTAGTTTTGAACGAAGAGTCCTGTTCATCAATAACTGTGCAGGCGACAGGTCAACTCCATCAATAGGCGAGTTTCTGTATTCCAGAAGAGCAATATTTGGGTCACCATTACTCTCTTCTGCCTTTTTCAGTAAGTTTTTTACGGTTTGAATACAGCGTTCCGCTTGACCATTTGAACGTGGATAGTGGGGACTGGAGGTATTGTGCGTGAACTCCCATTCAGATGCAAACTGTTTGAATTCATGACAACTGAATTGTGGTCCGTTGTCCGTGAATAGCTCTAAGGGTATGCCTTGTCTTGAAAACACTGTTTTGCACGCAGCAATAGTGGAACATGCTCTCAAATTTGGTAGAGGTATAATATCTGGATATTTCGAGTAATAGTCCACAAACAACACATAGTCTTTGCccttgaaatgaaatatatcagcTCCAACTTTGGTCCAAGGAGTAGAGGGTATCTCATGAGGTATGAGTGATTGCTTTGTGTTTGATTTGCGAAATGAGTTGCACACTCCACACGACTTAATCAACTGCTCTAAGTCATAGTTCATGTTTGgccaaaatatgatatttctgGCTCTCTGCTTGGTTTTGACTATACCCAGGTGAGGTTCATGTAACTTCCTCAACATTTGGTGACGTAGTAACTTGGGAATCATCACTGCTGGCCCCTTGTACAGTAAACCATTTAGAACTATTATTTCATCTCTGTAGTTCCAAAATATTCTTATATCTGCTGGAACTTGAACCCGAGATTCTGGCCATCCCAGTCGCACTATGTCGGCCAATGCCTGAAACTGTTCATCAGACTCAGTTGCGTCCTTCAGCTCCTGAAGTTTTCCTTCCGTCATAGGAAGCTCCTGCTCAATGAAATTGATGTCTATGTCCTCATCAACCAGTGATTCTGTACACTCTTGTAAGTAAGCCCTGCTTAACGCATCGGAAATGAACATTTCCTTTCCCGGAACGTATTCTAAAGTAACGTCGTAACGTTGTAAACGCATAAGCATCCTCTGTAGTCTATGAGTAGCTTGATATAgtcagagttcttgaaatttcttttgaagtgtcagacatttggtctgacactgttagaaatagtgtcagcccaaacaaaattttgtcagtccagaTAAAAATGCATCGCTTTTgaggttttcataaattttatttaaaatcaactACAGTGTAATTATATTCAATCTCCATCTCGGCTATACGTTTATAAATTATCTTTTCATGGCCTTTCTCATCTTCCTTAATACACTCTGAATGAATCTTCCCCACTTTCACTGTCTGAGTCACTTTCTTGCTCTATTTCTCTCTCACCCTCCACTTCTCCCTCATCCtccatttttctctctatcctATATATTCCTCTCAACTTCTTCTCATCTTCCTCTGCAATCGTTGTAACTACTTTTTCTCTCACTTTTGCCCGGGTGTAGCTGGTCTTTCGTCAGTTTCGACTTTGATCAGATTGTGTCACCAAGCAGTAGGTAAAATCACTGCAAACAAAAGCCATTGTCTCCCAGATTGCCAGGCAGAGATACAATCGGTTTCTCTTCTCCTCGTAGTTCCTCACAACTGATTCATCACGTTGAAGTTTCAATGTGTTGCCGGATTTAGCAtcgatttgaaaatttatgggccacatggccgccattttccccggtaaaaaacggacttcgatcccgatcttatatcggccatcaggaccgacaattaagtaacttgtgtcggacatttactacttttatcggaTAATCCGACATTACCGACACTTTTCAAGACCTCTGTATAGTGGTTTGCGATGAATCGCTAGCAAAGGTTTGTGATCTGTTTCTATGGTAACTGAACGTCCATAGATGTAGTGGTGAAATTTTTCACATCCATAGATAACTGCGAGCATCTCTCGTTCTATCTGTGCATACCTCTGCTGAGTCTCTGTCAGTGCTCGTGAAGCGTATGCGACGGGCTGTCCGTTCTGCAATAATACTGCACCCAATCCTTTGGAACTTGCATCCACAGAAATGGTGACTTCCTTTTGAAGATCATAAATGCGAAGAACTGGTGCTTGCGTTAATAAGTTTTTTAGTTTCGCAAAACTGTCAATTTGCTGTTTGTCCCAGTGCCACAAAACGTCACTTTTCGTAAGCAATCGGAGAGGTTCAGAAATCTCTGCTAGGTTTGGTATGAATTTCGACACATATTGCACTAGTCCAAGAAATCGGCGCACTCTTTGAACATCTGTCGGTTCTGGCATGTTTACAATAGCACGAACCTTTTCCGGATCAACCTTGAGTCCATCTCTCCCTATGACGTGACCAACGTATTTCACTTCAGGTACTCTGAGTTCTACTTTATCCTTATTGAGCTTGAGCCCAATTTGACGACATCGCTCCAGCATACGAACGAGATTTTCATCATGCTCCGAGACGTTTTCTCCATGAACAAGGATATCGTCTACTAGACACTCAACACCAGGTAAGTCTTTAAAAAACTCCTGTAATCGTTTCGAGAACACTTCTGACGCTGAAGTTATTCCAAACGGAAGTCGTAGATATCGGTATCTACCAAATGGTGTGTTAAAAGTGAGTGCCTTTGAACTTGCTTCGTCTAGTTCAATATGCCAAAAACCATGCGTAGCATCAAATCTTGAGAACACTTTAGCATTTGGTAGTCGTTCAATGATTTCCTCCACAGTTACTAAGTGGTAATGTTCTCGCTTTATGTGCGGATTCAAGTCTTTTGGATCCAAGCATATACGAATTTTCCCTGGTTTCCGTACTGTTACCATACTGTGAACCCAATCCGTAGGACCATCCTGTTTTGCGATCACGCCCAATTTTTCCATGCGTTGAAGTTCATCACGTACAGAACTGTGTAACGCTGCCGGCACTTTCCTTGGTGGGTGTATCACTGGCGTTGAATTCGGATCAATTTCAATGTGATATTTTCCTGGTAGATGTCCTAGTCCACTGAAAACATCCTGATACTGTTGCAGTAGTTTGTCCTTTGTTACACAAACATCCGCACTTTCTATGGAATCTGCTGGTATGTGTTGGATTAATCCTAGGCGTGCACATGATTCTTTGCCAAGTATCGGTGTACTTCCTTTTGCAGTGATGTAAAACGGAAGTGTACGTTCCACTTTACGGATTCGGCATCTGATATCAATCTTCCCATCTGGGTTCATGACTTCACCATTGTAAGTGTACAGGTTCACTTTTACTTTTCGTAAATGCTTCGGAGAGATGTGTAGTTCTTTGAACACATTCCTTGGTATTATATTCGCCTGAGCTCCTGTGTCCAGCTTGAATGTAACCGGTACTTTGTTAATGTTCACTGTCTCAGTCCATGGTACCTCTTCCTGAATAGTGTCCACATTCACTATGCCCAAGTATAGGTCATGTGATTCCTCTTCCACGTAATGCACAGATTTTGGTGTCTTATTacagtattttgcaaaatggttACGGCCTTTGCATTTGTAACAATTCTTGTTGTACGCAAAACATTTCCCTTTCTCATGTTGTTTTCCACACTTACTACACGCATTCAGTTTGTTAGTGTTTGAGTGAACGTGAGCTGTTTGTTTTCTGGTACTACCGCGGTTCTGTAGTTTTTCAGGTTTTCTAGTTACAACATGAGCAGCTACAGCAGTTGATGGTTCTTTGTGTAAACTTTTCAATTGCTGTTCGGAAACTTCAGAAGCACGGCAAATGTCTAAACACTTAGTTAATGATAAATCTGCTTCCCGTAGTAGCCTGGCTCTGCATGCTTCACTCGAAATACCACACACTATCCTGTCTTTATTCAACGAGTCTTTCAAATCACCAAACTCGCATTGTATGGCTTTGTTTTTTAAGTCAGTGACATAATTATCGATTGTTTCATGACTTTCTTGATTTCGTGTGAAAAATAAATGGCGTACATACGTTAAGTTCTTACGTGGTTCAACGTAGTCTTGAAAGTTTTTGAACACTACCTCTAGTTTTTCAGCATCCTCCTCAGGAATGTTGAATGTGTTGTAAATACGTCTCGCTTCGACACCAGCAACATGTAAAAAGGTAGCAACCTTCACTTTTCCCGCCTTTTCGTCGATCCCCGAGGCTACCAAGTATAGGCGAAATCCTTGCAGCCACTCTTTCCAATTTTTAGCTAAATTCCCTTCAAAACTTAAGTGCGACGGCGGTTTTAACTGATCCATTGTTTTGGTACGTCAAAGTTTTCTTCTGACACCATGAAATGTCTTCTACAGACATTAATATAACGGACACCTAGTCCAAACACCAACATATAGCCATGCCGTGATCTCAACTCGTTTATTCCGTTCTAAAACATAACACTAAAAAATAGAACACGTATGGTCAACCTGACAATATCCGGATTATTCAAATACATTACAAGGGTGACCATTCAAAACTtattacttttttaccattgtGTTCCAGGGGTGAAGGGCTGTACATTGGAAATACATCAGTGTGTAATATATACCAAGAAGCATAATAGATGAATTAATTTTCCTTTGAAAGGAATGATGGTAAAAAAAGGAATACAAGCTACAGCTAAAGGTCATTTATGAACAGCATTGAAAAATTGCTATTAATTTCAACCCCCAAATTGTCACTGTCACAAAGTAAAATCTATGTAATAATAGATAATTCTTGTATCTGAAAACGTTCATTGAACATGGTATTtcttaaaattgaaaatcttttataaataaagaaaaagagATATGTGTCTTCTCATAATGTTTCTTCTGTGTAAATCATAATTAAGCAAACGGTTATGTCTTAATGAAGAATGAATATTTGCTATTCTTTCACCAAGaagaaaatgtgtaaatgtAACTAACGATGCGTTGATAGAAATACAACAACAGCGTAAATCCTTGTTAAAAGttcgtgtttatatttcattcaaatagaATAAACTGAAATGCCCTGTAACAAACAGAAAGCCGCATATCAAAATgacatgaaaatgtacatcagtcaaatacatatatacattttatacatgttatatatacatatattgtatcatttgaaacttagcataaagttatatcaaatgatattcaagcacTTTAATCACAATTTATAAAAGTGATCCACCGaacttatttatatttaataagtgagaaaaataagattaaaaacaaaatatttatattattgcTTTAGTTGacttttatattgcttaaaCAGTCTAAATAGTATAACTTACCAAAGTTATGGACTTTAGGcttgatatttatcaaatgtaaagcTGTAAACTATATTTCAAAGCTTCTTTGGTGCAACTG
It encodes:
- the LOC130051113 gene encoding uncharacterized protein K02A2.6-like, with amino-acid sequence MRLQRYDVTLEYVPGKEMFISDALSRAYLQECTESLVDEDIDINFIEQELPMTEGKLQELKDATESDEQFQALADIVRLGWPESRVQVPADIRIFWNYRDEIIVLNGLLYKGPAVMIPKLLRHQMLRKLHEPHLGIVKTKQRARNIIFWPNMNYDLEQLIKSCGVCNSFRKSNTKQSLIPHEIPSTPWTKVGADIFHFKGKDYVLFVDYYSKYPDIIPLPNLRACSTIAACKTVFSRQGIPLELFTDNGPQFSCHEFKQFASEWEFTHNTSSPHYPRSNGQAERCIQTVKNLLKKAEESNGDPNIALLEYRNSPIDGVDLSPAQLLMNRTLRSKLPTTKVWLEPNSLTSPQSKLQLRQMKQKYFHDRKCAKLPHVEDKEVIRIQNPDNRQWEPAVVQKDFGNRSYNVLNQQGNTVRRNRSQMLKSNETRFHISPPEVETSEFEQPEMEQMSDYVPSVSDNVKSGNVSMNISVRSKPENSISSGNVTRSGRVTKPPTYLSEYVK
- the LOC125676422 gene encoding uncharacterized protein K02A2.6-like, whose product is MDQLKPPSHLSFEGNLAKNWKEWLQGFRLYLVASGIDEKAGKVKVATFLHVAGVEARRIYNTFNIPEEDAEKLEVVFKNFQDYVEPRKNLTYVRHLFFTRNQESHETIDNYVTDLKNKAIQCEFGDLKDSLNKDRIVCGISSEACRARLLREADLSLTKCLDICRASEVSEQQLKSLHKEPSTAVAAHVVTRKPEKLQNRGSTRKQTAHVHSNTNKLNACSKCGKQHEKGKCFAYNKNCYKCKGRNHFAKYCNKTPKSVHYVEEESHDLYLGIVNVDTIQEEVPWTETVNINKVPVTFKLDTGAQANIIPRNVFKELHISPKHLRKVKVNLYTYNGEVMNPDGKIDIRCRIRKVERTLPFYITAKGSTPILGKESCARLGLIQHIPADSIESADVCVTKDKLLQQYQDVFSGLGHLPGKYHIEIDPNSTPVIHPPRKVPAALHSSVRDELQRMEKLGVIAKQDGPTDWVHSMVTVRKPGKIRICLDPKDLNPHIKREHYHLVTVEEIIERLPNAKVFSRFDATHGFWHIELDEASSKALTFNTPFGRYRYLRLPFGITSASEVFSKRLQEFFKDLPGVECLVDDILVHGENVSEHDENLVRMLERCRQIGLKLNKDKVELRVPEVKYVGHVIGRDGLKVDPEKVRAIVNMPEPTDVQRVRRFLGLVQYVSKFIPNLAEISEPLRLLTKSDVLWHWDKQQIDSFAKLKNLLTQAPVLRIYDLQKEVTISVDASSKGLGAVLLQNGQPVAYASRALTETQQRYAQIEREMLAVIYGCEKFHHYIYGRSVTIETDHKPLLAIHRKPLYRGLEKCR